One Anolis carolinensis isolate JA03-04 chromosome 4, rAnoCar3.1.pri, whole genome shotgun sequence DNA window includes the following coding sequences:
- the LOC103280507 gene encoding kunitz-type serine protease inhibitor PPTI-like, protein MERFTKNCRGFQKREEPQETFLLFSPPEFCHLPPDAGPCFGYIPRYFYNPKSDKCEKFIYGGCRGNQNNFKTFKSCHYTCVEKPGTCPRPPAGIDTICPLRCLSDWSCPGKKKCCPYGCKVDCMNPK, encoded by the exons ATGGAGAGGTTCACAAAGAATTGTAGAGGCTTCCAAAAGAGAGAGGAGCCACAGGAAACCTTTCTGCTTTTCTCCCCTCCAGAGTTCTGCCATCTTCCTCCAGACGCTGGTCCATGCTTTGGGTACATACCCCGTTATTTCTACAACCCCAAGTCCGACAAATGTGAGAAGTTCATTTATGGGGGTTGCCGTGGGAATCAGAATAATTTCAAGACTTTCAAGAGCTGTCACTACACCTGTGTAG AGAAACCTGGCACCTGCCCCAGACCTCCTGCAGGGATTGACACCATCTGCCCACTAAGATGTCTGAGTGACTGGTCCTGCCCTGGCAAGAAGAAGTGCTGCCCGTACGGATGCAAGGTGGACTGCATGAACCCCAAATAA